From the genome of Candidatus Polarisedimenticolia bacterium, one region includes:
- a CDS encoding NADP-dependent oxidoreductase, which yields MKAALIDRYGSNDAVRVADIEIPALGATDLLVRVHAASVNPVDIKTRDGKLKTLLKYRFPLVLGNDLSGVVVDVGSRVTRFRKGDAVYARVDTHRVGTFAEFAAVRDGAAALKPANVTFEEAASLPLVALTAWQALVEIGRLGAGRRVLIHAGSGGVGSVAIQLARHLGTTVFTTVGKRNVELVKRLGASVAIDYRSERFEDVAKDCDVVLDSAGGDTLLKCFECVKPGGVVVSINSSTPSPAFARSWGLNPIIVLAIRVLSRKPLAAARQHKARYEWFFVHADGDQLKEIAGLVESGAITPLVDKVFRLAEVRDALAYSESGRATGKVVIKVV from the coding sequence ATGAAGGCCGCACTCATTGATCGCTACGGAAGCAATGACGCCGTACGCGTGGCGGATATTGAAATCCCAGCCTTGGGCGCCACGGACTTGCTGGTTCGAGTGCACGCCGCAAGCGTGAATCCGGTGGACATCAAGACGCGTGATGGGAAGCTGAAGACGCTGTTGAAATACCGTTTTCCGCTGGTGCTGGGCAATGATCTCTCGGGCGTGGTTGTCGACGTAGGCTCACGGGTGACGCGCTTCAGGAAGGGTGACGCGGTCTATGCGCGCGTCGACACGCACCGCGTCGGAACGTTCGCGGAATTTGCGGCAGTCCGCGATGGCGCCGCCGCCCTCAAGCCCGCCAACGTGACGTTTGAAGAAGCCGCCTCCCTTCCGCTGGTTGCGCTGACGGCGTGGCAGGCATTGGTGGAGATCGGAAGGCTTGGCGCCGGCCGGCGCGTGTTGATTCACGCCGGCAGCGGTGGCGTTGGAAGCGTGGCCATCCAGTTGGCCCGTCATCTGGGCACAACCGTTTTTACCACCGTGGGGAAACGCAATGTGGAGCTGGTGAAGCGTCTGGGCGCGAGCGTCGCCATCGACTATCGCAGCGAACGTTTTGAAGACGTGGCCAAGGATTGTGACGTGGTGCTGGACAGCGCGGGTGGTGACACACTGCTGAAGTGCTTCGAGTGCGTGAAGCCTGGCGGTGTGGTGGTCAGCATCAACAGCAGCACCCCGTCTCCGGCGTTTGCACGAAGCTGGGGGCTCAATCCCATCATCGTTCTCGCGATCAGGGTGCTGTCCCGCAAACCCTTGGCTGCAGCGCGGCAGCACAAGGCCCGTTATGAGTGGTTCTTCGTGCATGCCGATGGAGACCAGCTGAAAGAAATCGCGGGGCTGGTGGAGAGCGGTGCCATCACTCCGTTGGTGGACAAGGTCTTTCGTCTCGCTGAGGTGCGTGATGCGCTCGCCTACTCCGAGTCCGGCCGGGCGACGGGAAAAGTGGTCATCAAAGTTGTGTAA